From Mus musculus strain C57BL/6J chromosome 17, GRCm38.p6 C57BL/6J, the proteins below share one genomic window:
- the Wdr4 gene encoding tRNA (guanine-N(7)-)-methyltransferase non-catalytic subunit WDR4 isoform X2 codes for MVVRRCTALTFTASEDRVLVADKSGDVYSFSVLEPDGCGRLELGHLSMLLDVAVSPDDQFVLTADRDEKIRVSWAAAPHSIESFCLGHTEFVSRILVVPSHPELLLSSSGDGTLRLWEYRSGRQLQCCDLAGLQEPGEQPGHKGLAASRIAFWGQESYVVLLCECVPVVFVFQLDASRQQLVFRQRLTFPHRVWDVVFEEARGLWVLQDCRDAPLVLWRPVGGEWQAAPDGAVSPRLCSHLRESWAMLEGSVGTDDSFRSLYKATFDNMTSYLKKKEERLQQQLKKKRQRSPFPGSPEQTKKACPGQSALSC; via the exons ATGGTGGTGCGGAGGTGCACCGCCCTGACCTTCACAGCCTCAGAGGACCGAGTCTTGGTGGCTGACAAGTCTGGAGACGTCTACTCCTTTTCGGTGCTGGAGCCAGATGGATGTGGCAGGCTGGAGCTTGGGCACCTCTCCATGCTGCTAGACGTG GCTGTGAGTCCTGATGACCAGTTTGTGCTTACTGCAGACCGGGATGAGAAGATCCGGGTCAGCTGGGCTGCTGCCCCGCATAGCATCGAGTCTTTCTGCCTGGGACACACTGA GTTTGTGAGCCGCATCCTTGTAGTGCCCAGTCATCCTGAACTGCTGCTTTCTTCCTCTGGG GATGGCACCCTGAGACTCTGGGAGTACAGAAGCGGTAGGCAGCTGCAGTGCTGTGACCTGGCCGGCCTACAGGAGCCTGGAGAGCAGCCAGGCCACAAG GGGTTGGCCGCGTCCAGGATTGCATTCTGGGGACAGGAGAGCTATGTGGTGCTTCTGTGTGAGTG CGTTCCCGTGGTCTTCGTCTTCCAGCTTGATGCCAGCAGACAGCAGCTGGTGTTCAGACAGCGGCTGACTTTCCCTCACCGAGTGTGGGATGTTGTGTTTGAGGAGGCCCGGGGGCTGTGGGTTCTACAGGACTGCCGTGATGCCCCCCTGGTGCTCTGGAGGCCTGTGGGTGGTGAGTGGCAG GCTGCTCCAGACGGTGCTGTGTCCCCGAGACTCTGCAGCCATCTCCGTGAGAGCTGGGCCATGCTGGAAG GTTCTGTTGGTACAGATGACAGCTTCCGCAGCCTGTACAAGGCCACCTTTGACAACATGACCTCTTAcctgaagaaaaaggaagagagactgCAGCAGCAGCTGAAGAAGAAGCGGCAAAGGAGCCCCTTCCCAGGGTCCCCGGAACAGACCAAAAAGGCGTGCCCGGGCCAGTCAGCCCTTAGTTGCTGA
- the Wdr4 gene encoding tRNA (guanine-N(7)-)-methyltransferase non-catalytic subunit WDR4 isoform X1: MRLRPARMLLDGTPFARRRVTSLTSANRKGAARRTCPEAAGGPMASSAGLALCAQTLVVRGGSRFLAFSTTGSDDDCVFTYDCSTAEKKATPEDKGEDGQPADTGSDSILASTFSKSGRYFALTDDSKRLILFRTKPWQCLSVRMVVRRCTALTFTASEDRVLVADKSGDVYSFSVLEPDGCGRLELGHLSMLLDVAVSPDDQFVLTADRDEKIRVSWAAAPHSIESFCLGHTEFVSRILVVPSHPELLLSSSGDGTLRLWEYRSGRQLQCCDLAGLQEPGEQPGHKGLAASRIAFWGQESYVVLLCECVPVVFVFQLDASRQQLVFRQRLTFPHRVWDVVFEEARGLWVLQDCRDAPLVLWRPVGGEWQAAPDGAVSPRLCSHLRESWAMLEGSVGTDDSFRSLYKATFDNMTSYLKKKEERLQQQLKKKRQRSPFPGSPEQTKKACPGQSALSC, from the exons ATGAGACTACGCCCTGCGCGCATGCTCCTGGACGGCACGCCGTTCGCGCGGCGCCGAGTGACATCACTGACAAGCGCCAACAGGAAGGGCGCAGCGCGTCGCACGTGTCCGGAGGCGGCGGGCGGGCCCATGGCGAGCTCTGCGGGGCTGGCACTGTGCGCCCAGACGCTGGTGGTGCGAGGAGGCAGCCGGTTCCTAGCCTTCTCCACTACGGGCAG TGATGATGACTGTGTCTTCACATACGACTGCAGTACTGCAGAGAAGAAGGCCACGCCAGAAGATAAAGG GGAGGACGGACAGCCCGCAGACACAGGGAGTGACTCGATTCTGGCGTCCACCTTCTCCAAGTCTGGCCGCTATTTTGCTTTAACAGATGACAGTAAGCGTCTGATTCTTTTCCGTACAAAACCATGGCAATGTCTGAGTGTCAG GATGGTGGTGCGGAGGTGCACCGCCCTGACCTTCACAGCCTCAGAGGACCGAGTCTTGGTGGCTGACAAGTCTGGAGACGTCTACTCCTTTTCGGTGCTGGAGCCAGATGGATGTGGCAGGCTGGAGCTTGGGCACCTCTCCATGCTGCTAGACGTG GCTGTGAGTCCTGATGACCAGTTTGTGCTTACTGCAGACCGGGATGAGAAGATCCGGGTCAGCTGGGCTGCTGCCCCGCATAGCATCGAGTCTTTCTGCCTGGGACACACTGA GTTTGTGAGCCGCATCCTTGTAGTGCCCAGTCATCCTGAACTGCTGCTTTCTTCCTCTGGG GATGGCACCCTGAGACTCTGGGAGTACAGAAGCGGTAGGCAGCTGCAGTGCTGTGACCTGGCCGGCCTACAGGAGCCTGGAGAGCAGCCAGGCCACAAG GGGTTGGCCGCGTCCAGGATTGCATTCTGGGGACAGGAGAGCTATGTGGTGCTTCTGTGTGAGTG CGTTCCCGTGGTCTTCGTCTTCCAGCTTGATGCCAGCAGACAGCAGCTGGTGTTCAGACAGCGGCTGACTTTCCCTCACCGAGTGTGGGATGTTGTGTTTGAGGAGGCCCGGGGGCTGTGGGTTCTACAGGACTGCCGTGATGCCCCCCTGGTGCTCTGGAGGCCTGTGGGTGGTGAGTGGCAG GCTGCTCCAGACGGTGCTGTGTCCCCGAGACTCTGCAGCCATCTCCGTGAGAGCTGGGCCATGCTGGAAG GTTCTGTTGGTACAGATGACAGCTTCCGCAGCCTGTACAAGGCCACCTTTGACAACATGACCTCTTAcctgaagaaaaaggaagagagactgCAGCAGCAGCTGAAGAAGAAGCGGCAAAGGAGCCCCTTCCCAGGGTCCCCGGAACAGACCAAAAAGGCGTGCCCGGGCCAGTCAGCCCTTAGTTGCTGA
- the Ndufv3 gene encoding NADH dehydrogenase [ubiquinone] flavoprotein 3, mitochondrial isoform 1 (isoform 1 is encoded by transcript variant 1), with amino-acid sequence MAVSLLLRGGRIRALKAVLLEARVFPGELVSVVRLSTESEKSAKEKELHPKTQSVLKDVGAEERGKLLTAHTAAALSKNSPPPSSYPSVENTGGAVAGPHPGGSLLPTDEGLPKHLSRKTLVAFPQKVMPPPQARGSDSKAQGHVQKVTNDSSSSSSSSSSDSDSDGEEHDSDRAPRVASKGKAGSSKPEASRPLTTGAPKITVSAKEKAKVQKPPTDVTYPEKTLQPKKKWTKPVEDSKEARSKPVTSRPQSSEMLEQNVKEEHQRGKPRPDKTGKESAKPCEAEGILPSHGKVRVPTQPTSGPVPTTQIQEASAEHPPAVAPRKGARYPEPKVPEPGWKTSSPLLRKESAEKQVPEGGSQVQEVLEDQKPVSYSKTLPVQEKDTVEESARPHLEGRFQVAVEAPPTDAVLPQEAPADTQEPEPTDTTTYKNLQHHDYNTYTFLDLNLDLSKFRLPQPSSGRESPRH; translated from the exons ATGGCGGTCTCTCTCCTCCTGCGGGGAGGACGGATCCGGGCGCTGAAG GCTGTGCTCCTGGAGGCAAGGGTGTTCCCGGGAGAACTGGTTTCTGTAGTGAGGCTGTCTACAGAGTCAGAGAAGAGTGCAAAGGAGAAAGAGCTACATCCCAAGACACAAAGTGTGCTCAAAG ATGTGGGAGCAGAGGAGAGGGGCAAGCTCCTAACCGCGCACACAGCAGCGGCACTGTCCAAAAACTCACCTCCACCCAGTTCTTACCCATCAGTGGAGAACACAGGTGGGGCTGTGGCAGGCCCGCACCCTGGCGGCAGCCTGCTGCCCACAGATGAAGGGCTTCCGAAGCATTTGTCAAGAAAGACTTTGGTAGCGTTTCCTCAGAAAGTTATGCCTCCACCCCAAGCACGGGGTTCTGACTCAAAGGCTCAGGGGCACGTGCAGAAAGTGACAAACgattcatcttcatcttcctcatcCAGCTCCTCAGATTCAGATTCTGATGGGGAGGAACATGACTCAGACCGTGCTCCCCGAGTGGCAAGCAAAGGCAAGGCAGGGTCTTCCAAACCGGAGGCCTCCCGGCCCTTGACGACTGGAGCCCCTAAAATCACAGTTTCTGCAAAAGAGAAGGCCAAGGTCCAAAAGCCACCCACAGATGTCACCTACCCAGAGAAGACCCTGCAGCCTAAGAAGAAATGGACCAAGCCTGTAGAAGACAGCAAAGAAGCCAGGTCCAAGCCCGTGACATCCAGGCCACAGTCCAGTGAGATGTTGGAGCAAAACGTGAAGGAAGAACACCAACGGGGGAAACCGAGACCAGACAAGACAGGAAAGGAAAGCGCAAAGCCATGTGAAGCTGAAGGAATCTTACCCAGCCACGGGAAAGTCAGAGTACCCACACAGCCCACTAGTGGGCCAGTGCCCACAACGCAAATACAAGAGGCCAGTGCAGAACATCCGCCAGCCGTTGCCCCCAGGAAGGGAGCTAGATATCCGGAACCAAAAGTGCCAGAGCCCGGATGGAAGACCTCTTCTCCCCTGCTCAGAAAAGAAAGCGCAGAGAAGCAGGTGCCAGAAGGAGGCTCCCAGGTCCAGGAGGTCTTGGAAGATCAGAAACCAGTGAGCTATTCGAAGACACTTCCTGTTCAGGAGAAAGATACTGTTGAAGAGAGTGCCAGACCACATCTGGAGGGGAGGTTCCAGGTGGCAGTCGAAGCCCCACCCACTGATGCAGTCCTACCCCAGGAAGCCCCGGCCGACACACAGG